From Branchiostoma floridae strain S238N-H82 chromosome 5, Bfl_VNyyK, whole genome shotgun sequence:
taatgacttttgaaagtttgaaccaatcagaatgacAGACACACAGGACTCTGACCAAACAGAATGAGAGATAGCACAGGGCAAGGAGGAAAGATCAGACCCCGgagggaggaatgatcatgaatacagtacagtaaaagtttgaaaagtcTTGTCATGCCAAGACGGCAATGTTTCACATGTTTTCTATGGAAATTTTGATTTCAAATGCAATATATATTCCCCTTACGTACCAAAGAACACATGTGAATTTTTAGAAATTTAACAAAGGAATTTACAAGTATAGGACCAATGGATGTATGCGTCATACAGGGGTTTGCAAATTgtggtaggctatatgataatagtttAACCCTGGGGTGTtcttttatgacgtcatcaatttgattgtattggccggacccatgaaaaaagaatagacagataacagaataataatgtttattacgacttgtattgcaaatagcaacatcgatgacgtaataatgacgtcaaagaatgacgtcatgcacatctaagatacgagttaggctccgccatattatatccaccaccttgaatttttaaaactactttttttttgcatcaaataatcacaaagggcaatggaataagactaaattcattcattctgatgttttttattaaaaaaataacaggtagttacaaattttaagggataattagcttgttattcttgatctggccatacggtccgccatcttggattttgggctcatgacgtcatcaaattagcataatttatgtatatatacttatgaaaaatatgctaaataatattagattttatttatataaaagaatagcagtaatatagcatataaatgtgaaaaatacattgttagaaccccaaatagtgattttttgcaaaactgcctgtcagcaaacggttaccatggcaacatgaaaaaatggaaaatttgtcaaacttcgcaaaattgttgccaacaatattttaggaaaactcactaaatttggtggcttaaGCGTAatgcgttctggcgttatagaacatcgaagttggcgcaggcctcaaccaaccccccccccccccggtctgaatcgGTATCTGTTTATCGGTGTGTATGGTGAGATAACGCCTGGGCCTTTGATATAActaccgaataaaaccaccgattgAGCGGCGGGTCATTAACtcatttatttcttcatctGCTCCGCGACATGTCAATGTTTAACATGTCCTAGTATGAGCTCGATGTATCGTGCGATATATGTGATCAGGGTTTATCGGACAAGTAGCGCGCAAACACAGCTCTTGGGGGTAAAAGCCTACAGTTTTAGAACAAATTCATAAAGTCTATTTTTTCCGTCTTTACAGATTCCTTAACCAAACTTGGAAACTTTTCCGAAAACATTGTTtgcaacaaataaaaaaaaataataaagtaAGTTTACGATTCTttacgttgccatggcaacgggtttcatATTTTACGAAAATCACAacgggattttaagattttcttgctaaactacacttgtttcatatatctttattgtataagttatgttatgttattatATCTTTGCTGTCTATCATATTTTAGTCTGACATTTATAGTTAGTTATTTAAAGTTATGCTAATGTAATGACGTAATGGTTCAAAATCCAAAGTGGCCGACACTATCATAATAAAAGTTATAACCACCTTTTTCCcctcggatttcatcactgcttggtatttttttacagaaaacattgatgAGAACGTTTTTGATTCGTTTATATAGGATTTTAGGGTTATACTTTGAAAAAAGTTaaaacatttaaggttgataacaAAACTACAAATAACATtatttttatgacgtcatttttaaCGTcattgcgtcggcttttgacagcAGAAGTCTCATAACACTTTGattttgataagaaaccttCACTGTTTTTcgtgtgaaatatttaggttTCATGGGGATTGGCAGTTAAAGCCCCccaaattaatgacgtcataactaCGTCATATTACGTAACAATGATAGAAAGTTTTAGGAGTCATAAAAATTGATGAACGTATCATCCCCTGCAAATTCGGTGATCGTACAGCAAGACGTTTTGAACTACGAAGAGTGGGGGGTGGCGGGCAAATGCAAGATCAAGTCAACACTTTGAAACGATAGAACGCACATAAGTTACAACTGCCGTGGCAGTACCATTCAGCTTGTGTGCTGCAGAAAAGCCATGCGCCTTAACACCACGTCTGATTTCAAACCATGTCCTACCCAAACTTGCTTATACCTCAGTTGACAATCAAGACAGTGTGTGTTAATACTGTGTTTTTAAATTAGGTCAACAAGGACAGGGAGGAGATTGCCAGGATGACAATGGAGcgtcctaccgaggaacagtctcCGAGGACCGAAACAGGCAAGCCGTGTCAACGATGGGACTTTCAGGTACCTCATAGCCACGTCAACACACCTGCTAATAAACCATCATCCGGACTGGATgggaactactgccggaatcctgACGGCGAACACAGAGTCTGGTGTTACACCATTGATCCATTAACGAGATGGGAGTACTGTGACGTACAGATATGTGGTAAGGTCTGATTATGCAACTATAGTTCTTTGTTGTGATCTCCGCTAATCTGTTTCAATTGCTACATCTGCTTCTCCATATTCCAATGTTTTAAATGTCCAATACTACGATCGGTGTATCGTTGCGATGTATGTGAGCAGGACTTATCGGACAAATAGTAAGCAATGGAGGTAAAAGCCTTCAATCTTAGAACAAATGCAAAAAGTTcattttgcttgtttgtaatgtcaaaacggcttgggttacgattaCTAAATTTGGAGGGGATAATGTCCTGGTAAAGTgttttttctgtaattttggtatcgttatgacgtgaTTTGACGtacttatgacgtcataatgtcataataTGGGCTAAAACCGTCTCAAAAGGAATTTCCGCTATACTGAAAGGTATTAACCAAAATTTTCACTATGAAAGGTATCTTATTGGTACTTTAGtgtgccaagtcttttgttgccaatgacgacgtcactgacgtctatatgacgtcaaaacatGACGCCATTTGTCTGTCaacttggatcgacaagcttgcaTTTCctaaaatacttttttaaacATATGACCCCAAACCCAACAGGGATGGACTAAAGAGGTTTAATttaatgtgttttgtaaaagaaataaaatattttgacGGAATTCGAGTAAAATTAACATGTATTTACCGTTGCtaatgtcatctttgattttgaccCAGTCAAATTAAGTTATGAATATTCATTTATAAATGGAACTTAAACTTACagaggatgttaatgatatatataAACAAGTGTGGTCTAGCAATGAAATAATGTAATTTCATAATTTCAACTGAAAATTTtataaaatatgcctgtcagacatccgTTGCAATGGCAACACGAAGAAAgaaaaactcatttttttttcgtagACATGTTGCCAACAACATTGTAAGAAAAAGCATTAAGTTCCGTAGTCCAAGCACACGTTGTTCGGCAGTTGTACGACGTCAAATTTGGCGCAGGCAattttaaccccccccccccttcgagATAGGGTTAAGAACGAGTCTGCAATTCGAGACGATAGAACGCAATCCCCAGACAGTAGTACATGAGTTACCACTGCATTGTCAGCTCTTGTGCCCCGCAAGAAAAGCCTTCCGCCATAACTCCGCGTCAGCATTCATAACCATGCCCTTCCCAAAACAGTTGGAAATCAAGACAGTGTGTGTTAatactgtgcttttaacttagATCAACATGGAGATTGTCAGGAGGGAAATGGAGCGTCCTACCGAGGAATAGTCTCTGTGACCGAAACAGGCAGGCATTGTCAACGCTGGGACTTTCAGTTTCCTCATGGACACGACAACACGCCTGCTAATAAACCATCATCCGGACTGGATgggaactactgccggaatcctgACGGCTCACAGAGAGTCTGGTGCTACACCATAGATATCTTGTCGAGATGGGAGTTttgtgacgtaccaacctgttagtatctaccagactccggatcgctgaaGAATTCAAGCGTccaggagtctggtagagactagcaacCTGTGGTAATGTCTGATTTTGTAACCTTAGCTTTTGTCTTATAGTCTCCTTTCATCTGTACATACCTACTTCTCAACATTTCGATCTTCTCATGCATATTTATCAATTAAAATCCTCCGTAAGACGCATGACTACATCGCTTTTAAATATGCTTTTGAAATTTGCAATTCTTGTATCTTTCCAGTAGATGTTGTAGCTGCAGTAACTCTTAAGATATGTGCTATCGTTTTATCATTAATGATTTTATTAGGCCATTTTGATACCgtcatatggatgacaccatCGCGCTAAATATTTTTCTATCGTACATAAGCAACTGTGAAGGAAACAAATATTTGCCGTACAGTAAACTGaaaaacacatatatatagagagagcgAAAACGGATGCTTAATTCCTTTAAATGCAAAAGACAATTCCAAACTGGAAGACGcatatgtgaaagaacaaaaattaaaaatctAATGTTCGTTATATCATAACCCTCAAGCACTCGACCTTTTTTTGTGACTAAAATGACAGAGTGTGGTCCAAACGGGCCCCAAAATCTTTTGTTCATAAAgtctcagttccaattcctatcggtgatcattgtacatacattgcttcgtcaatgtaagaggaatattttgacatgttaaggtgttgctgattccacctcattatcataatgtatgcaaaagatcagaaggaccatgttttgcactaaacctattctgaccagagaggggacttttgaggccctcagtaACTATTATGTCGcgtaactcatgaacggctggtGCTAAAGCTATGAAACTTGGTGATATAACACAACATATTGTTAGCAAATATTTTGGGGCAAAAaagaaatttatcattatttggggttggcatggcaacggaattctggcatatttttgcaaaaaaaaatccaatttcgATTTatacaaggttttcttggtaaaacatgcttgttttcttacagcaataaaattctatgaagttcaatgcttttttcatgattcaaaatttataatttatgataatttcatgacatcattagttaaaatccaagatggccgcccttataagctaaatgacgtcacaatgtcgtcatattatatggtgatgataCAGAAGTTTCTaggaggatttagttttacatgttcatCATCCCctaaaagtttggtggtgataggataagtagttagggagttaTACTTTGTTTTAAAAGCTGCACTTTTGGGCTGGAGTCCGTTTgaaccccagacggactgatcacggactttctttatagcttccactttattgtaccaatcttcataaaaacttaggagaaggtaaaGAAGATATTGGctaacaaagtcacggaaggaatttttcttcagttaaaaaatgttcaaatggtacttcaaaattacgcctggggtccaaatggaccccactcgggtgtttgagggatAATCTTTTTTTAGTCATATGTTCAACTTTTCTACCACTTAGATTGCATACTGGAGGCAatttttcttgctaaacttttACTTTTCCACGCTCGCATCAACATGGCAACGCTGACACTCAGACtaactcaaacaaacaaaacaaacatacctGTAGGTCAATTCTTTACCTCAATAAAACAGAGACTTTGGAGTCACTTTTTTTTGTCCGTGTGGTGTCTGTCCACGAACTAACTCGACAACGCATATCTTAGTATATGGTCTGTAGCATTGATCAGACCTTAAAATATTAGATTCTGAATTATGTTATGGCAGTGCAAAAAAATTCTAGTCTTAATACGTTATGTGCTGATGATATGGTCATTACAGAATTACAAGTTTTAGACGGAAAACTTcttcgcaaaagtttgttttctcGCCACACATGCACTGATTTTCAGGTGGACGTCGACTGGAAAGTAATGAGCGGAACGCTTTGACATGTGCCCGCCGAAATTTGAGTTATGCACCTAATTTTCCGGATACGGCCAGGAACGTAATAATCACCCCTAGTATCTTCTTTGTGTTGATGTACATGACGTTGCTCCGTGGTCTTCTAACAACAGTTAGGACGTTTCAAACAATCAACAAGTACATAATGCCTTAGTTTGTAAAAGTAAAACCTCCTTCACCGTTGAAGGTGTTATCTGATGTCTTTCATCAAGTTATAAAATCATAACTGTCCTTGACCACCTCATATCTTGATAACGACTTTAATGTATCAGATAAAAATCGAATTTTTGTCAATGGAACTTGAGATTAACCAACTTTCCGATTCCAACAGGTCGGTAACCCTGTGGAGACCATTGAATATAACTTCGTGTGGGGTACTACTAGTAATATACAGTGCTGGTCAGAACCCACGGTTACCACATGTGGATTTGAATGATTCTACAGCAAATGCTTCATCTGTTAGGAATTTCCACTTTGAGACAAAGCGTCAAAAAGAACATCACATGAATACGATTGTATAAAGTTATGTAGGCAGGTAATGCTTCAACAGCCAATGATTCGTCTGTCAGGTACACCAGTTGGAGACAAAGCGTCAAAACGCTTTGTGTACAACGAATTCATTTGACTCTAACTGTTGAACAGACATCTTAAGAGTATGTTGGAAAACGattctacaaagtctgccatAGAAAGACAATGTGTCCACAGCAAAAAAAGCTAGCGTTGGTAGGTTTTTGAAAGTACATTGGGATAAAAGGAAACACGACATTTATTTTGGCTCATTGACATGCATTTTAAAATACtagatatgataaaaaaaaaataacatgtgCATTCACAGAATTTAAAAAGACTGAAAAAATACTTTCTTCGATTTTGTGTCTTCTTACAAAATAGTTTTAATGTATTGTACAGTTCTGGCAAGTGACCATGCTATGCCTAAGTTGACATGAATTAACATTGTATATAGTTAGGTCAAAGATGAACTTATTTAGCAAAATATTACATGTTCGTTTTACAAAGTATGTTAATAAACATTGATATAATCGAAAAACTTTATGACGTaatgtacacatacatacatttggGAAAAAGCACGAAAACAGTATATCCAGTTGGACCACAGTGCACATTTGTCTTTGTCTTAAGTTAGTTAAGAACACACCGATATGATTTACTCCTATTGGGCTTGATGATGAAGATGCAATAAAGATCGTTATAATCATATGAGATGTACGTCATTTGGTCTACACTAGTCTGTAGTACCGTTACAACAATAAAGCAGTTTTAGCTTATGGTTTAGCAGCATAACCCAATAAGAGGTTAGTGTGGAGAATTATGATTTGTTTTACCATgtcaccatcctcctacgcagggacatccaacagcgaaaccgcctgtctgaatttaccctgctttctcaaccgtcacccttagttcctgaccgccctgcttataaatattaatgaggtaACCCTTATATATGccagaccccttttgaaaactgaaaggcctattctctgattggctgacagctggttttaGAGGGGGgaacgtccacaggaactaagagtgacggttgagaaagcagggtacatcaaGACAGGCGGCtttgccgttggatgtccctgcgtggGAGGATGGTTTCGCATGTCATGTTATATCCCAGTTTGTCTTCTATCCCAAAATTGCTTCTGGGATAAAGGCACATCTGGGATGGATCGGTGTTCGCTCAGTTCTAAACTCGGCATGTTCATCTTTGACGAGATCTCCATGGACCTTAACAACGAATTTGTTAGCATGAGCCATATATCTACATACATAGCGGCTGGGGGTACTCGCTCAGCTCTCTGCTTAGTAAAGTTTTACCACAAATTTGTTGAAGGTgtctacaatatatatatatatatatatatatatatatatatatatatatatatatatatatatatatatatatatatgcacgaACAAGGTGAAGATGAAAGAAAGACATTGTAAAAAAGTCCATGGCCTGGTAGAATTCCATCTGAATCAATGttgaattgtaattttcaacgcaaaaaaaaattgaacccAAGACTTTAACTGTCctactccagtctttgtcaacaGATGGACTGCTGAACAttacgttatgcagatagaaggTTTGGTAACAAAAAGTAAGCATCATGGACAGAGAATCAGGGTGACTTTTTTTACAATAGGAATACAATTGGTGATTATATATTAAGGGGGggggctgactactctctcaAGGCAGGCAGGGCCTGGAAACTAATCGACATACACAGACTTAGATCCCAAACACTTCGACCAATTTTAAGGAGGTggaaacaacaagaaagaaaatataaaagatAGGTGACTTTCTCCTTTTCATAAATCAAAATACAATAAGGCATGCGCATCGCTAAAGTGACCACTAAGTGTTCCTTAAAGTTAACATAGTGTGCGGAGACATCGATTGTTTGTTGAATTGACACAATTATGTTCTTCTACCAGAATTGATTAAACAAGGCGGTATCGTTGCCCCTCAATCGACACTTTTCTGGGTCCACCCTACAAGATCGGGATTACATCCTGGCGCTCTCCGATTGAACTGCAGCTGCCAAGTTGTGGCTGTGTGTTGTTTTACATACAGCGAACGGCAAAGAACCGATGAACAGTGGAGCGATGTCACTAACCTTGTGCTGAAAAGAGAAACGGATTGAATTGTTATATCAGTAAGATTCCAATAACGCAAACGCATGGTAATAATATTGACAATTTTTCTATTGCCTAATGAACGAGTGCACTTGCAATAAAAAGCAAACCAGCTCCAGATATACTGTTTTCTATTTGGATTTGCGGGCttaaaagttgtgtttttaaCATGTATTCCTATGGGACGGTGAATTGCAGGAATGAGACCTAAGGCTCGCCAATGCGTGGCTTATGTTGGTTTAGACTTTGACCTGAAATAATCCAAAAGATGTCGGATCGTCGAGAATTTGGTATGTAAACAGACGAAGTGAAGTGATTTATCAACATTAATAGCCAAAGCACTAGTAAAGTAATCACCAACCTTGCTTGAAGAAACACCAAGGTCCGTTAGCAGATGGAGAATCGCAACATTTCTGGAATTCACACTCATATTTAGGAATGCCAGGGAAGTTACACTCCTGCCACTCGGTCGGCTCCACCTGACAGCTGTATAGTGTTGGTATACTGAATGatgataaaagaaacaaatgcTTCTATAAAgcctggcattttgccaagatTTCCGTCTGTAAAAGGATTATTCTCGTTATTGGAATgtgctaaatgcagtcagtcaATGGTTGTTTAATGATGAAGTTTCGTTTTCGAGAAGGGGTATTTTTGCAAGGAAAGGCACATGTCCTGTTCCCGATATGAATTGAAAGGAACTATGAATATTTTAAGCCCAACTTAAGGACGAATATAATAATAGCAATCGCCCACCTCACCTGAACAAACACCAGAGTCCATACGCTTTCGAGGAGAAAATATCTCCATAAGATGAAGACTCAAAGCAGCATCCTCGCAATTCACACCCGATAAGAGGAGGGCCAGACAAGCCACAAGTCCTGGTAGGCGTCGGCTGGCAACTGTACAGTGTTGCTATAGtaaataaaaaagaagaaaaaaataaaattagaAGAGCCATTAAACGTCATCAATGTTTTCCATCTGGACCTTTGCTTCAATCCATGCTAGACATACTAGAACAACAGATATCATCCTGAATTCACTTGGACGTATTGCTGGGGCCTTCTATGATCATAGTGTAAATGCATACATGCTCGCGGTCTTGCTTTTATGTTCGCGATTTTTGTGGCAGTGGGTTCACAACGAACTTAAAAACCGTCGcgaacattttaaaaaaatacttcagccataccacaggtatggtaaAATAtcttgtattcgtaatgtttctttttctttcacaaaTTTTTACAACATGCGGCTTGTATACATTACGTGTGCGACACAATTACATAATATCTTAGTAATAGCAAGGACGTTAGTAATACATTGAATCTGTAACAATTCCCCCTCTTATTCTTTCCAAACTCACGTCAAGTACATGCTTCTGTTTTCCGGCTGTTTTCTGCTATACTTCCAGTCTCGAGTCTTTCCATATAGTGTGATTTAAGGCCATAGTCGCCCAAGGCTTTATAATTCTGGCCACCTCTAGGATAAAACCTTCCCGTTGCTCTGCTCCTACATCCTCTTCAACTATTTCTGCCCCTAAAACAATTTCTACTAgtctttcatcattttgttggaATACTCTAACAGCAACATTAACACCAAGCTTGACTGTTATCTCATTTGCTATGTCAGTTCTGGTGTTGTTAAATATACTGCAATCGGCTACTAAGTGCCCTACAATGTCCTGAGTCATTCTGTcacatgttggacacagtctgtTGCCTTGGTTCACTGGAGCAGTACTCAGATGTATAAGGTTTTGCAAGTTAACTCTGTGTTCAGGTTTCTTTCTGGCCAGTGTCCACAGTTTGTTGGGCTGCAGGGCTAAGTGATGTATTTTGTAGAATCT
This genomic window contains:
- the LOC118415168 gene encoding plasminogen-like, whose product is MTMERPTEEQSPRTETGKPCQRWDFQVPHSHVNTPANKPSSGLDGNYCRNPDGEHRVWCYTIDPLTRWEYCDVQICDQHGDCQEGNGASYRGIVSVTETGRHCQRWDFQFPHGHDNTPANKPSSGLDGNYCRNPDGSQRVWCYTIDILSRWEFCDVPTC